The following proteins are co-located in the Massilia litorea genome:
- a CDS encoding KpsF/GutQ family sugar-phosphate isomerase has protein sequence MSVTDEKTMLNSFDENQSRRVLELARETLTIEADAIHAMHARLGADDSVARAVGLMFACTGRVVVSGMGKSGHIARKIAATLASTGTPAMFVHPGEAAHGDLGMVTDKDVFIAISYSGESSELMDILPVVKRMGTPLIAMTGKPQSRLAQLSDVHLDVSVSKEACPLNLAPTASTTVTLALGDALAVALLDAHGFREEDFARSHPGGALGRRLLTHVRDVMRSGEAIPAVTPDTPLTRALLEISQKGMGMTAVVDPGFKPLGVFTDGDLRRLIERMQDFSNVTIRDVMHVGARTVHPDQLAVDAVAIMEEFRINQMLVVDEAGVLVGALHIHDLTRAKVI, from the coding sequence ATGAGTGTAACCGATGAAAAAACAATGCTGAACAGTTTTGACGAGAACCAGTCGCGCCGCGTGCTGGAGCTGGCGCGCGAAACCCTGACCATCGAGGCCGACGCCATCCACGCCATGCACGCCCGTCTCGGCGCCGACGACAGCGTCGCCCGCGCGGTCGGCCTGATGTTCGCCTGCACCGGCCGCGTGGTGGTGTCGGGCATGGGCAAATCCGGCCATATCGCGCGCAAGATCGCCGCGACCCTGGCCTCGACCGGGACCCCGGCCATGTTCGTCCACCCGGGTGAAGCCGCCCACGGCGACCTCGGCATGGTGACCGACAAGGACGTGTTCATCGCGATCTCGTATTCCGGCGAATCCTCCGAATTGATGGACATCCTGCCGGTCGTGAAACGCATGGGCACGCCCCTGATCGCGATGACCGGCAAGCCGCAATCGCGCCTGGCGCAGCTCTCCGACGTCCACCTCGACGTCTCGGTGTCCAAGGAAGCCTGCCCCCTGAACCTGGCGCCGACCGCCAGCACCACCGTCACGCTGGCCCTGGGCGACGCGCTGGCCGTGGCGCTGCTCGATGCGCACGGCTTCCGCGAGGAAGACTTCGCGCGCTCGCATCCGGGCGGCGCCCTGGGCCGGCGCCTGCTGACCCATGTGCGCGACGTGATGCGCAGCGGAGAAGCGATTCCCGCCGTGACCCCGGATACGCCGCTCACCCGCGCGCTGCTGGAGATCAGCCAGAAGGGCATGGGCATGACGGCCGTGGTCGACCCCGGCTTCAAGCCGCTGGGTGTGTTCACCGACGGCGACCTGCGCCGCCTGATCGAGCGCATGCAGGACTTTTCGAATGTGACCATCCGCGACGTGATGCACGTCGGCGCGCGCACCGTGCACCCCGACCAGCTGGCGGTCGACGCGGTCGCGATCATGGAAGAGTTCCGCATCAACCAGATGCTGGTCGTCGATGAAGCGGGCGTGCTGGTCGGCGCGCTGCACATCCACGACCTGACGCGCGCCAAGGTGATTTAA
- a CDS encoding KdsC family phosphatase: MTPLEHMTRAARVKVMIFDVDGILTDGSLTYGPDGEVTKTFNVLDGLGIQLLQKTGVITAIISARKSPIVLARARDLGINHVWQGHHDKRVAFAELLEQTGFTAEQCGYIGDDVIDLPLLTKVGFAVTVPTGHPEVQHRAHYVTKAGGGRGAVREVCDMVMRAQGTYEQALSPYFA; this comes from the coding sequence ATGACCCCGCTGGAACACATGACCCGCGCGGCGCGCGTAAAAGTGATGATCTTCGACGTCGACGGCATCCTGACCGACGGCAGCCTGACCTATGGGCCGGACGGCGAGGTCACCAAGACCTTCAACGTGCTCGATGGCCTCGGCATCCAGCTGCTGCAGAAGACGGGCGTGATCACCGCCATCATCAGCGCGCGCAAATCGCCGATCGTGCTGGCGCGTGCCCGCGACCTCGGCATCAACCACGTCTGGCAGGGCCACCATGACAAGCGCGTCGCGTTTGCCGAGCTGCTCGAGCAGACCGGCTTCACGGCCGAGCAGTGCGGCTACATCGGCGACGACGTGATCGACCTGCCGCTGCTGACGAAAGTCGGTTTCGCCGTGACGGTGCCGACCGGGCATCCGGAAGTGCAGCACCGTGCGCACTATGTGACGAAAGCCGGCGGCGGCCGCGGCGCCGTGCGCGAAGTGTGCGACATGGTCATGCGCGCCCAGGGCACGTACGAGCAGGCGCTCTCGCCCTATTTCGCATGA